The sequence aattttgcaaatattttgtcACATGTATCATGTCTTTTCAtgctgtagttgtttttttttgtttgtttgtttgtttgtttgtttttttgttttgttatttttaacataaaattGTCTtaagttgtttgttgtttagcACTTGTCATTAAATGTTATTTGTTGCACTAGTTTAATACAATTGGAATTTGGCAAGTTGACAAAAATAGCATATGTTTGCCCTAATATATTCACTCTTTGAAGTGATGAACATGATTTTGAGTTGTTGATTGAAAGTGGGGCACCATTATCTaatgtgttgtgcatgtgtaaaCCTTTCTTGATGTACACTGTAAGGAGAAGCACCActttgaaaagaagaaaaatgtgtaaaaaaaaaaaaaaaaaaagtattagcTGTAACAGTGTAATTTGTCAAATTCACTGGATGAAAGAATCACTTTTAAAATCACTTATTCTTCTAATAAATATGCTGTGAAAATACATTattagtgattttattttttgcaagaAACAGATCAGGAACTGATATAGATCTGGAAAAGAGGTTGGTAACGGCCTAGCCTATTATGATATTGTGAAAGTACTGCTAAAAGAACAAGTCTTAATattgaaaatgttaaatttgtAATTACActtattttgtcctttttttccctcagtgaaTCTACAGACTTGATGCATGTTGCAAAGTCAAAAGACCTGCAGTCCACCTCCACGCTGGAACAGTTCATGGCCAAACTCTGCCCCCACCATCAAAGGCAGATTGTAGATGCCCTTGGCTTCCTACAGACAGAGGTCAAGGCATTGGCATCTTCCAGTACATCACAAGCCTCTAACTCTACCTCTGGGATTCAGGGAACCACATCTTTAACTGCAACATCCAGTCTGGACACCCCTGAGAAGTCATGCCCTGAACTAAGGCTTCCCATTGCATCTACTCCCAAAGGCCTGCTGGAGATCCAGGATGTAGCCCATGTTATCCCTAGCAATTTTGCAATTGCCAAACAAGTTCCAGAAACAGCAATTTCGCTCAAAACATCCATTATTGCTGGCTCTCCTTTGGATCTTCGCAGACCTGGGTCAGTGAGTATCTCCACCCCAAATACAGTGGACAATGAGAACAACCGTCATAGTGACCATGCTCCTCTTAAAATGAAGATAATGAAGACCAGCAACCTTTCTGATGGTAAGAAGTTGTCATGTGTGCTCACCACCTCTCTTTCAAATAACTCTGGCGTTCTGGAGGAGCGACAGGGTAACTCAGATTCACCTAACAGAACAGATGCTCACAGTGCTAGACTTAGTTCCTCTTTGAGACACAATCAGTCTAGTCAGTCAAAtcaagcaagacagagagactcCTTTGGACACACCAAAGATACACCAGCAAAACAATATTCAGTTCACAAGTCCATCAGCACCATTCCTTCAGACACCCCCCGGACTGCCAGAAAGACCATCAGGGGGTCCTCTGATCATCGGAACAGAGACTCTAATTGTAGAGTCATAGTGGACCCTGATCTAGGCCATTGTGACATTGTTTATATTGACAAACCAATTACAGAGTGTTTGAGAGAACAGCAGCGCCATATGCTCCCACGCCGTAATGCCAGAAAAAGCACCAGAGGACATATGTATATAGAGGAAATGTGGGAGTTAAAAACTGTCCGCACCTTAGCCGGTCGTAATGAGAGGGGCAACTGTCCTAATCCAATGCCAGAGCTGATCACATTGGTCACCCCAAAACAGATGCTTGCCAAGCCTGATGGTGTACCACCTGTAGATATGCCCTTTGCTGGAGGCTGCGGGGAGACAATTAGTCAGCAAATGCCCACAGAGGAGTCAGATGAAAGGGAGATACCAGGAACAGGAGATATGGTGGAGACATCAGCCAGTGAACAAGATCTTATAGTTGAAACTAGTCAGACAGATCAATGTCAGAGCAAAGAGCAgtctgctcctccttctcccctaAGCCCcccaacagagaaaagagaaacagatatgAATGTAAATGTAGTGCAAGAAGCAACAGCAGATTCCGGGCAAACAACAGAAAGTGGGGATTGTTTTGCTCAGGCTTCATTTGATACAGAAAAAGATGACCATGAGCCTGAAGAGGCCTCGAATCAAAGAACTGAGCAGGTATTAGTAGAAACAGTAGTAGAGTCATCAGAGACTGATAACATAGAAAAAGCTGATCCACAGCCTGTTTCAGCAGAAGCTATAAGCACTGAGTCTGAGCAACAGCAGGAGACTGACTCTTTGGCCACATCAGTtgtggaagagagggaggaagagaaaggagagagcatAGAGGATGAGCAATCTCAAGAGCTTCAGCTAGAGACACAGGAACAATCTTACAACTCTGGAATAGAAGAAATGTCTAGCATCACAGATCCAGCAGAGGACATAGTGAAAAAGCAGGAAATTACCACAGTTGAACCAGTTAACCATGTTATGCCTGTAGAGACtgaagaagaggatgatgatggtgatgattatGATGTATCCTCAAGGACAATGGAGGCACTCTTGAAAGAATTACCCCCTTGGCGTAGAAAACGGGGTACTGTAATTTCTCTACCAAAGCGATTAAGAGAAACGAAGAAAGTAATAGTGGGATATGTAAATGGCAGACCCatatcagcctctgacagaAGTCTGCGTCGTAGATCAAATAATAGCACCCCAGTATCTAACAAAACCCCTGTGAAAGCTAGCCCGAATGTTCCTCAAAACATATCTGTTCCATCTGTTCAAAATAAACCCGACCTGCTTGAGACAATTTCACCTCTAAAATCTACTGAGAACACACCTGCGATTCCAGAAGTGACAGAAATGCTTCTTGAAACCCCATCAAGCCCAGTACCTAAATGTCCCTCAAGGTCCCCTGTGAAGTCGAGTAAAAATAAGTCAGAGCCAAAACCCAAACAAATTCAGGAACAAAAAAGAGTTGTTCAGAGTGTTCAGGATACTCAAAGCACTGAGTCCAAACGTCCCCTTAGATCAGCCAGACAGAAGCCAGCTGGAGATGCTGTATCACCACTCCCTGTAAATACTGTGGTGTCCCCTGCATCCCCAGGTCCTACTGCTAGCCATGCCCTTCCATCTGCAGAGCATCTTCCCTCTGTTGTCAGTTCCTCTTCCCTTCCTGTTTCTTCACCTCTGATGAGTACATCATCTCCCCTTGATGCTGAGCAGTCCCAGCTATGTACAGTCCCAAAGACTACTGTGGAGTTAAACACTGTCAAAGCTCAGCCAGTGGACACCAACTCCAGTGAAATGCAAACAACTGAGGTGGAAAATAGGTTGCAAACTAAACAGAAGCTTAGGTCTGCAAAGCTTGCAGTAGATGTCAGTAAGAATGAGAAAAAGCAAGATAGCTGTGAGGTATTAAGTACATTAGAAAATCAATCTCTGGTAAGGAATGAAATGCAAAAACCAGTAAGAAGTAAACGCGTTCACCAAAAGGCAGAAGAAGCAAGTGATTTTGCGTTGCAGAAGTCAGATGCATCCTCATTAGATGACAAACCTGCAAGTGGAGATGATAGTAGTTCTTCCTTTTCAGACAAACCTGTGAGAATGCCATTAAGGAGTGAGACCAGCAAGGCTGAAATGTCCAATCAGTCTGCTACCCAACCATCTGTGGACAACAAAAAGTTAGCATTGAGGTCACAGAGACTGGCCACAGCTTCTACCAGTACTCCTAATATAGctggaaaacagagagatgtAGCATCACCTATCAGAATGAAGCAAGAACGAGTAACTAAGGCTTCAGTAAGGTCTTCTTCATTGTCTGTcagctctgtgctgccctcCAGCTCAGTAATGCCTTTGATCTCACCAAGACATGAGCCCCTAAAACAAACTGGCCACAAATTCTTTGAGGCTCTGAATGGAGAAGAAAACCAACACTTGATTACAAACCTGAACATAAAGTATGATAAAATGCAGAAAGGTTGGGTCCAAATGGACAAAGAGGGGCAGCcagcaacaaaatacaaaaacaaggcagacagacaggcagctaTATGGAAAAGTAAGCGGAGGACACGAAAACCAAAGTGTCTGGAACACCAGAGATACTCACCAGTGCAAAtgcttttcatgaaaaattttgACCTCACCAGTATTTGTCGCTGGTTCCTTGAATCAACAGAAACAAAGTCTCTTGTCATTGTCAAGAAAGTGAATACACGTCTTCCATCTGAAACTCAGCTGTGTTTCCACAGCTCCTCTGGTGTTTCAGGTACTTCCCAAGGTTTATTCCCAAGCCTGCAGGCTGAGCGCCTTAAGAAACATTTGAAGAAGTTTGCCATTGCTTCACCTGTGAAGAGCAATCCCAAGAGTCAGAAACTGATTGCTAAAGCGCTGGAGCAGGAGGCAAATACAGTcaaagggaaagagaagagagaagttTCCAGTACTACTCAGAATATGACTAAGCCATACTGCTCTTCTGTTGAAACTCAGCTGCACATAGGTGAAGCTCAGAAAGCTTCAGGTAAATCCAAGAACCCCGCTAGTGCTAGGATCTTGAGGAAGTACTCTAACATACGAGGAAAAATGCAGGTTCAGCAAAGCAATGTTAGGCTGAAAAAGACCCCAGCAAAACGCCTGAAAGCCACCAGTATGAAAAGACTGACCACCTCCAAATCTGCATCCAAGGTAAATCTCAAATCAGCTGTAAAGGGACAGAAATCCCAGCCAGCCAAAAGAATGAAAGAGTCTGATGCTAAAACTGGGAAAGGGAAACTGACAGCTAGCAAAAAGTCTGTCACAAAGCCTGTTCAGGAAAGGACAGTCAAGGCTCAGAGCAGTAGAGCTTTGAGAGATTTGGCCAAAAAAGATGCTGATTCACCACAGAGATTTTCTCAAAGACTAGGGTCCTCTAAAATATTGAAACATAGTCCAGTCCACCCATCTACATGCAAGGTTgactcaaacaaaaaacagttagaagcagaaaaaacagaggcagaaaaatCCACTCTGACTAAAGTAAATGCttcaaaaatccaaacaaaggAATTATCCCAAAGTAAAGTCACTGAAAGTAAAGATGCTGAGAATGCTGTGGAAGCCCCACAGCACAGCATGGACGTTAAGGGCCCAATCTCACCTGACCAGGTTCTGACAAGATCCCAGAGAAAAATGGAGGCGGCAGTCCCTTTGAGTGGGAGCCCCAGTTATACCTCCAAGAAGGCCTCAAAGTCCATGATAATACAAAGCAGATATCCGAAATCTGCCAAGAATGCTCAGGAACCCACGCTGACGAGAAGAGGGACTCAAAAGTCTATTGCTAAAAGAGGTCAGGCACTCTCACTGTCACGAAGTGCGACTACAAAATTGGCAGCAAAGAGAGCTCAGGAGCTTTTAGAGACCCCAGCTAAACGTACCAGGACATCccatttaaaataaagcagacTTGAAGACAGAAATCACATTTATTAAGAGGTTTTAGTGATTTTCTTTAGTCTGAAATATATTCAAAAAGACCAGAAGTAACTATTTTGTGTACTCATCGAATTGTTCAgagaatacattttttgttggcAAATGTGTTAACAAGAGAGCGGATTTGAGATTCATATATGCTTTTGTACAGCCTAAGCATCAAAATGCAAATTGGTGATGGATTGTTTGCTGAGCATTTGCTGTATATGTTCAAGGACTACATACAAGTCCAGTGTGATGCTTAGCTTAGCAGATGTAGTTTCCCTTTTGGCTTTGTGTTTCAGCACTCTATGGCACGGCTGGAGATAACATTAATAGCATATCaaaactcattttgcaaattgaaaaaatgtgtgaagcTTTGATGCCAGTCTGTGTTATCAAAGTGACAGCAAATGCAGTTGccatacatgtttttttttttttttttcttgttatattGTAAATATGAGCAGTTATTGTTTTGGACAATTGCATGCTTGGTATTTAGTGAACACTGTAGAATATAACTGTTCACAGAGAGCATGATACCAGAAGCATGAGGTCAGCTTTGACTGAATAATATTTTTGCATACAGCAATTAGGCCATCGGTATCTCCAGCTTGTCTTCCAATCAGAGCTTTGTGAATATGTGACTGTTGTGACCAGGTGCCTTATTTATGAAGTGTAAAGTAATAGAATGTGTTGCTAAATGTGAAAACTCAGTCCTCTAGCTGTAACAGAGTCCCCAGTGTTTGGAGAATCAGTAAACATGCATTTGCTTATTTCCATGTGCAAATAATTTCCGTTCTATACAGTACACATTATGTGCCTCTTTGCTTAATGTGTAAATCctttattttgaatatgttGACTGAGGCATTATGATTTATTCTGGTTTACTCTCTattcagctgtttttattttcacatattAATTTTCCCCGGAGCATTAACATCATAATTGTTATTACTATTGATGTATTAGATGTTGAAGATGACTGTGCTGTTGAAGCAAACAGGCGCTCACTCTTTGTATTTGtgtcatgacaaaacaaaaattgtacatttttgttttttattgttcattagggtcattttaaaaattgatttatGTTGTTTCTCAGCAGTTACTTCTGACCATTACCCTCATTATTTGGATATAATAGCAATTTCTCTTTGAACATTTTATCTGCTTTTGCATGTATTAAGTCTTGTTAATGTGAAGACAGTTGCAAAGCAATTTTTGCAACTCTTGGAATAGAGCTATTGCCTAGTTAGAGCTGAAATGCAGAACTcaatttgtgtctttttttttcccctcagaagACTAACCCATTCAAAACTATGCATGCACATTTTGGTGGCTGTCATAAAGctatactgagaaaaaaaaacaaaacaaaaaaaaaaaacatcagagttGACATTGCGACAGTAGTTTGTGTATCATTTCGGCAACCATGTTTGTGAACAACAAAACCTGAAGAGATTGTGTGTACATTTAGTCGGCTAATATGGTTAATATTTGTGACTTCTCATGGCATTAATGGCACATTACTGGTCCAATAATTCCTTCCCTTGATTTTTCACAAGTTGGATGTTTTTTGTCACCCTCAATTGTACATCCcagtatgtatgtttttgttctgtttaatttttgtcttttaatcTTCATTGACTGTCTGGTAGATGTTCTCATAATGTGAAGTTTCTTTACTTCTACAATAGTAACTTCCATAACTGTAtcttcaaaggaaaaaaatatatataaaatttttagcacagtgttatttttttattatggtCATTTCTCTTTAGAGAGTAATCATCTGTAAATGCAAAACGTATaagtcatgtttttattgttatttaagAACTCCATGTAGGCTAAAACATTCAGTGGATCTAAATTAAACAACCCACCAAATATCAGACTTGAACATGTTTATTCTTTACAGTTTCTATTTAtagattttgattttgtataTCAGAAAGAGATAACTGCTTTATTTGTGGTAATCCCAAGAGTGATACATCTTTTATGTTAAGAACTTTGTATTTTTGCTGGAGTTGATATAAAGATGTTTGAATTTTATGTTTGGTTTCTTGGGTCATTTATATGTCTTTGTTACCTTACTTTAAGCAGGAATttttcacacacatcacattgaGAGACAttgagaaaaatgaagagagcAAGCATGACATTTTCAGCAACAGTAtggtatgtgcatgtgcatatgtgtgagtgagacatCAATCAGGAGAGACGAAAGACAAAGTTTAATATAAGacaatttttttattaaacGGTTGAAGACTATAATTTAGATagagattattattttattgctgttaaATGAAGTTGCTATTTAATTCATTGACGTTTAACGAAGTTCTCCCACTGGAGTTTTGTAGTGATAGGACTGCGAAGGTGGACCTCCTGCAGGTAACCAGTGGAACCTGACTCCTGGTGTTGGACTTCTTCCTGAAGTGCCGCATGGACTCGGACCTGGACCTCAGTCTTTCTTTAGATGAATATGATCAGCACAGGTGGTGGCGGTGTGGAGGTGAGCCCTGTAACAAAAGCACTGAATTTAAAGCAGCAGGCAGACAACCACAGAACAGTCAACTGGTTCAATTTCAATAGCAGGAACAGCAAATAACAGCAGACAGTAAAAATCTAACTGCCAATACCTACATCTAAAACTAGATCGTTAGCACATCAGAGTTTTAAGGGAAAACTAGTGCAAATGATAAGGATATAATGAATTGTTTAAAAGAACAGCAGTGTAGAAACAAAGCCCAACCAAACAGTAGTGCCATTGGAGGGACAGAGAACAATGAAGGTATTTGTAGATAACACTAATTCTGATCTAGCTTAGGCTATCAGTTGAGGATCTTGTTTGTAGATAACTCTTCTGATACACTTGGCCTTATCAGTTATGTAACCTAGTTCTTTCTACAGATGCACTGCAGCTAGGGTGCAACAACATAAAtctttcctccttcctgtttcagttttgtcagtgaaatcagtgggatctttcagtttcagtgataTTTGGCAGATTGTGGGTGAAAATGGAAGTCTTTGActaatcatgaaaaaaaaaaaaaaatgaaaactgtccTCCACCTTTCTCAGCATTAGGCACCTGGACTTGGCTGTTTTGTGAATGTCATTGTGTATGCAGGTGATGGGTTTCTTGAGGTCCATCTACAACCCTTACAGAAGAAGAGTTACTGTTAGTTTATTCATGGAGGCTCATGTTGGGGGCTGTCAGAGGGTCTAAGCACTCCACTTCTGCTGACTGCCAGAATTTTCATTGCTAAAAGAGGGTCACTGAAAAGGTAGATGTAGTGATAATCCTTTTTAGCCAATGCCGATTACCTGAGAATCCATGTATGGAATTAAATTATTTCACTGAAATAATCAGTCCTCCTCCTTTAATAAACTGTCCATCCCTTTTTAAGATGAGATACAATGAAACTTAAATTATTCCAGATGGGAATATGGTTTGACAGTGATCTTGCAGATCCCTGAGGTACTCCTGTGCTGCTCTGCATGATGTCTTGCACTCTGTCCACTTTATAAGactttaaaatatgtattgtcaatatgcagggtttttcttCCACATAAAATTCAGAGTTGGCAGCCCTTCTTGAATTTTGTGCCCCAGAGCAATTAAgtacctgctgcctgttaaataccattttatttttatttatttttgcatggaGGGTGGACTAGCAAAataagaatttcattttatggtctctctccctctctctctctctctctgtctgaacgGACAGACtgagagctgtccacttgtgtttggaGCAGCAAAGGCGCTTTCTGTGAAGCACATTTGGCACCATAGTTGATTCTGCCTCTGTATGCTTTATATTTCCCCGGAAAATTGACATCTGGTTGAGGCTTCCCAATACTTGACCAGAGGCTCTAGAGTTGAGATAATGTTGCTGTTGTGACAGACGGATGCAGGAACACATGATTCTCTGAATTTAACGTTTTTAGTTCTCGGAAATTAATTTGTGGGCCACAGTGGCTTACTAACTGAATTTGTCAATTAGTTCTTCATTAATTTTTCCAGACTGTTGGTGAGTAGACATTATTTTTGCAATTAGCCAGCTGTCTTTCATTTTCAGAATTCATAAATGTAATGTCGAATCAGAAATCAGCCTAAACAGTTACTTGGTAAACTCATTTTGTCAAAGGTCGATTTTGACCCTACTCAAATAAACCTAAATAGGCCAAGGTGCTTTGGATAATCATCAGATCTTCACTTCATTTGAGCTGTTTTTCAAATTCCTAAAAACTAATTCAATATCACCGATATAAAGTAATTCTAGGCCACatatgaccagaaaattagatttttgaGTAGTATGTATGAATGCAGTCACACTTGAGGCAGCTTGAGCAGTACTGGACTGCCAAGCTGTTGCTGATGCATTGCAAGTGTGGTATGAATAATTATTATGAATAATTTATTCTACTTATGCACTGATTATGAATTCATACACTTAATTATTGCTCTTTTAACCTGTTTTTTgctctctgatgtttttttgatgaaaatattttgttttgaattagTGTGATCAATAGGTGCTTCACCTGCTTCATCTCATTACTGTGGAACTATTGCATTTTTGTACAAACCTGGTACAAATCTGGTTTTCACCTATATTTTTGCAGTATAAATTAATCCAGAGCCTCACTCATTTAGACTGGGTAAACTGTCGGCATCATCCTTCTTAGACTTTCCCTCATTACCACCTCCGCACACCACAGTCAATATAAGGCAACAAAAAAGTCAATGAAAGAGAGCACAattttaaaagcacacacatttaAGTTTAATTAATGAAAAGAGTGGAGGTTTGGTAAACATTTTGTCGGTGGCACTACATACATTCAGCATTATTGGGAGTTTTTCAGTTCAATCCCACCATCAATCTTGCAAcatacaaatgaaacaaaacccaaccagatattttagtttttgcacCAGTTCAATACAACAGAGACATTGTGTCATTTACATTAACATGTTTATGAATACATTTCTTATGATGGAAAAACTGTGTTTCTGGTCACCTGACCTGATAACTGAATTACATCTCAATATAGCACAAGCACCACTAAGATGTCTACCAGGAAGTTGAATTCACCTGTTCAGTACAGATCAGTGCAGAGGGAGGAACGGAGACATGAAAAAGAAGCCACATTCGACTAAATGTGCACCTTTATGAGGCACACAACCTAAGGATGACAGTGACTGTTCATCAGTATCCTTTATGAGATCTTCTCTGAATGTTATTGTACACCACTGGGATCACATTAACAGTATGCAAAACAAAGTTAACTTGGCAA is a genomic window of Myripristis murdjan chromosome 15, fMyrMur1.1, whole genome shotgun sequence containing:
- the LOC115372576 gene encoding titin isoform X3, with the protein product MQRMIRQFAVEYTSKTSSSQDSHSDRQPCSDQSLPRPPSFSGASPSTSPAATLAPSAHNQNPVLSKLLMADQEAPLDLTIKKPLAEPSEQEGVLDLSLKKNRYSSSLPVHSPYLSPTTPTFKGESTDLMHVAKSKDLQSTSTLEQFMAKLCPHHQRQIVDALGFLQTEVKALASSSTSQASNSTSGIQGTTSLTATSSLDTPEKSCPELRLPIASTPKGLLEIQDVAHVIPSNFAIAKQVPETAISLKTSIIAGSPLDLRRPGSVSISTPNTVDNENNRHSDHAPLKMKIMKTSNLSDGKKLSCVLTTSLSNNSGVLEERQGNSDSPNRTDAHSARLSSSLRHNQSSQSNQARQRDSFGHTKDTPAKQYSVHKSISTIPSDTPRTARKTIRGSSDHRNRDSNCRVIVDPDLGHCDIVYIDKPITECLREQQRHMLPRRNARKSTRGHMYIEEMWELKTVRTLAGRNERGNCPNPMPELITLVTPKQMLAKPDGVPPVDMPFAGGCGETISQQMPTEESDEREIPGTGDMVETSASEQDLIVETSQTDQCQSKEQSAPPSPLSPPTEKRETDMNVNVVQEATADSGQTTESGDCFAQASFDTEKDDHEPEEASNQRTEQVLVETVVESSETDNIEKADPQPVSAEAISTESEQQQETDSLATSVVEEREEEKGESIEDEQSQELQLETQEQSYNSGIEEMSSITDPAEDIVKKQEITTVEPVNHVMPVETEEEDDDGDDYDVSSRTMEALLKELPPWRRKRGTVISLPKRLRETKKVIVGYVNGRPISASDRSLRRRSNNSTPVSNKTPVKASPNVPQNISVPSVQNKPDLLETISPLKSTENTPAIPEVTEMLLETPSSPVPKCPSRSPVKSSKNKSEPKPKQIQEQKRVVQSVQDTQSTESKRPLRSARQKPAGDAVSPLPVNTVVSPASPGPTASHALPSAEHLPSVVSSSSLPVSSPLMSTSSPLDAEQSQLCTVPKTTVELNTVKAQPVDTNSSEMQTTEVENRLQTKQKLRSAKLAVDVSKNEKKQDSCEVLSTLENQSLVRNEMQKPVRSKRVHQKAEEASDFALQKSDASSLDDKPASGDDSSSSFSDKPVRMPLRSETSKAEMSNQSATQPSVDNKKLALRSQRLATASTSTPNIAGKQRDVASPIRMKQERVTKASVRSSSLSVSSVLPSSSVMPLISPRHEPLKQTGHKFFEALNGEENQHLITNLNIKYDKMQKGWVQMDKEGQPATKYKNKADRQAAIWKSKRRTRKPKCLEHQRYSPVQMLFMKNFDLTSICRWFLESTETKSLVIVKKVNTRLPSETQLCFHSSSGVSGTSQGLFPSLQAERLKKHLKKFAIASPVKSNPKSQKLIAKALEQEANTVKGKEKREVSSTTQNMTKPYCSSVETQLHIGEAQKASGKSKNPASARILRKYSNIRGKMQVQQSNVRLKKTPAKRLKATSMKRLTTSKSASKVNLKSAVKGQKSQPAKRMKESDAKTGKGKLTASKKSVTKPVQERTVKAQSSRALRDLAKKDADSPQRFSQRLGSSKILKHSPVHPSTCKVDSNKKQLEAEKTEAEKSTLTKVNASKIQTKELSQSKVTESKDAENAVEAPQHSMDVKGPISPDQVLTRSQRKMEAAVPLSGSPSYTSKKASKSMIIQSRYPKSAKNAQEPTLTRRGTQKSIAKRGQALSLSRSATTKLAAKRAQELLETPAKRTRTSHLK
- the LOC115372576 gene encoding titin isoform X2 — encoded protein: MASLCKRQQCTIERRGFRQELDSWRHKLIHCVGFESILEGLFGPQLIEDLKLFKGCEPEAVSDWSFDENCLFCCLRRDKVKEHLVGLSNQGLDNTPKPLLVKDQTKINRLEKQAEEFLNAVLCRKDVPSFSDPHIPVVAREIMQRMIRQFAVEYTSKTSSSQDSHSDRQPCSDQSLPRPPSFSGASPSTSPAATLAPSAHNQNPVLSKLLMADQEAPLDLTIKKPLAEPSEQEGVLDLSLKKNRYSSSLPVHSPYLSPTTPTFKGESTDLMHVAKSKDLQSTSTLEQFMAKLCPHHQRQIVDALGFLQTEVKALASSSTSQASNSTSGIQGTTSLTATSSLDTPEKSCPELRLPIASTPKGLLEIQDVAHVIPSNFAIAKQVPETAISLKTSIIAGSPLDLRRPGSVSISTPNTVDNENNRHSDHAPLKMKIMKTSNLSDGKKLSCVLTTSLSNNSGVLEERQGNSDSPNRTDAHSARLSSSLRHNQSSQSNQARQRDSFGHTKDTPAKQYSVHKSISTIPSDTPRTARKTIRGSSDHRNRDSNCRVIVDPDLGHCDIVYIDKPITECLREQQRHMLPRRNARKSTRGHMYIEEMWELKTVRTLAGRNERGNCPNPMPELITLVTPKQMLAKPDGVPPVDMPFAGGCGETISQQMPTEESDEREIPGTGDMVETSASEQDLIVETSQTDQCQSKEQSAPPSPLSPPTEKRETDMNVNVVQEATADSGQTTESGDCFAQASFDTEKDDHEPEEASNQRTEQVLVETVVESSETDNIEKADPQPVSAEAISTESEQQQETDSLATSVVEEREEEKGESIEDEQSQELQLETQEQSYNSGIEEMSSITDPAEDIVKKQEITTVEPVNHVMPVETEEEDDDGDDYDVSSRTMEALLKELPPWRRKRGTVISLPKRLRETKKVIVGYVNGRPISASDRSLRRRSNNSTPVSNKTPVKASPNVPQNISVPSVQNKPDLLETISPLKSTENTPAIPEVTEMLLETPSSPVPKCPSRSPVKSSKNKSEPKPKQIQEQKRVVQSVQDTQSTESKRPLRSARQKPAGDAVSPLPVNTVVSPASPGPTASHALPSAEHLPSVVSSSSLPVSSPLMSTSSPLDAEQSQLCTVPKTTVELNTVKAQPVDTNSSEMQTTEVENRLQTKQKLRSAKLAVDVSKNEKKQDSCEVLSTLENQSLVRNEMQKPVRSKRVHQKAEEASDFALQKSDASSLDDKPASGDDSSSSFSDKPVRMPLRSETSKAEMSNQSATQPSVDNKKLALRSQRLATASTSTPNIAGKQRDVASPIRMKQERVTKASVRSSSLSVSSVLPSSSVMPLISPRHEPLKQTGHKFFEALNGEENQHLITNLNIKYDKMQKGWVQMDKEGQPATKYKNKADRQAAIWKSKRRTRKPKCLEHQRYSPVQMLFMKNFDLTSICRWFLESTETKSLVIVKKVNTRLPSETQLCFHSSSGVSGTSQGLFPSLQAERLKKHLKKFAIASPVKSNPKSQKLIAKALEQEANTVKGKEKREVSSTTQNMTKPYCSSVETQLHIGEAQKASGKSKNPASARILRKYSNIRGKMQVQQSNVRLKKTPAKRLKATSMKRLTTSKSASKVNLKSAVKGQKSQPAKRMKESDAKTGKGKLTASKKSVTKPVQERTVKAQSSRALRDLAKKDADSPQRFSQRLGSSKILKHSPVHPSTCKVDSNKKQLEAEKTEAEKSTLTKVNASKIQTKELSQSKVTESKDAENAVEAPQHSMDVKGPISPDQVLTRSQRKMEAAVPLSGSPSYTSKKASKSMIIQSRYPKSAKNAQEPTLTRRGTQKSIAKRGQALSLSRSATTKLAAKRAQELLETPAKRTRTSHLK